The region TCCGCCGAAAATAGACTAAGACCAAATCCGCTGCCCCAATTGGCACTAACGGCGATGTCTGCAAGGACGATCAAGATTGACGTGATAACGATAATGCGGACTGGCGATATACGCGGCATAGACGAGTCTCCTTAAGTGTTGTCGGATGTATACAATTCACGCTCGTCAGAAGAACCTGTCGGTCATCTTGAACAGCAAAGAAGATCGGCCTGAGAACGCTTATTAGCCAATGATGTTATACCTGAATTCCAGATTTTACAAGTAAAATATCGCATTCGGTGGCGACAACGACGATAACGAATAGAGTGACGATAACGAATGGAAAACGTTAATGAAGAGAACGACAGAAACTGAATGGAGACTTTTTTAAAAAAGCCAAAAAATCGCCTTTCGCCCGATGGCTTTTTGGGGTTCTCCGATGGCTTTTAGGGGGGTCTCCGATGGCTTTTTGGCACTGAAAGGCGGCTTTTTGGCAAAAAATAAATGTGCAATTCTTGCAAGTACAATATATTCAACAACTTAACACTGACAGCATAACCCCATACTTTAGCTTCTTCCAGAAAAGCTCCTTTCATAAAACCGCGATTTTGCTAACAAATCGCAACAATGTGGCACGTGCCACATCTAAAATTGGCCATTCTAGCGCGATTTTTAAAAACTATTTTTGGTAGGGAAGTTTTCCAAAATTTTGACTGGACTTTTAAGAAGTTGACAATGGAATTTGCTAAACTTCTCGGCAATGGCCAGTGTCGATTTTTTCGATTCCACTCAATCACTCTCACCGCTCGGTGCGGGCGATCTGATCGACAGAGCGGTCCGTTTTTACCGCAAGTACTTTTGGACGTTCCTTTTGATCGCCTCGCCGCCGGTTATCGTCGGAACGCTGATCTCGGTCGGCTGGACCGTTGCCGGACGACAAATGTTCTCGCTCAGCGCAGATGCGTATTCGCCGGAAAATGCATTTTACGCGGTCTTTCTGTGGCTCGGCACCATTGCGATCTGGCTCGTAGAAACTATCGCAACGCTGGTTGTCATGGGCGGTGCATCGAGAAATTTTGTGCGTCATCTGCTCTTTGGCGAGCCGATCACCTTTCGCGAAACCTATCAGAATGTATGGAAACGGCTGTCCGGCCTCATTTTTGCGTCCGCGATCATAACACTCCTGCTCGGAGCGATAGGTTTTGTGATCTTCTATTTCGGCCTGCTGGTCGGCGGCATTGCGATCGTGCTTGTTGTTTCGGTATTTAGTTGGATGCCGGTTTTGGCATTCATAATCTCGCTGCCGATAGGTGTGGCGGCGGCTTGGGGAACGCTGTGGCTTTTCTTTCTCGTGGCGTCGCGGGTAGCTTATATTCCGCAAGTGATGTTGGTCGAGGGGCAAGGCGTCTTTGCTTCCATCGCCCGAAGCGCAAGCCTCGCGGGCGGAAGTGTGCGTCGGTTGACCGCACTTTTTGTGTTCACTACCGTCGCGGCATATTCTGCTTTAGCACTGCTTTTTGTCCCGCTTGCCTGGTATGCGTCGGTCAATGGCGTTGAACTTATGTCCTTTGATGCTGACCTTGTACCGGCTTGGTATGAGATAGTTTCGAGCCTCATATGGCAGATAAGTTTTGTCTTGCTTTCGCCAGTCTGGATGATCGGCCTTTGCATTCTCTATGTCGATGAACGTGTGCGAACCGAGGGTTATGATATAGAACTGATGGCCGCGCGGCGTTTGGGTGAGATACCATCCGTACCTATTAGCTATGTAAACCCGCTGCACCCTGCTCTTTCGAGTACGATCGAAGCACAGGCAATACAACACGACAGGCCGAATTCTATTACGACTCTCGGGCTGAAATGAGATGGCATTGATGCACAATTCCAACAAGGTAATAAATGCGGCGATCCTTTTCGGGGTCTTGTTAGTTGCCTTGTGTCCTGTGTTTGCGGCAACGCTCGACGATTATCAAAAGCGGCTTGAAGCCGCACGTATGGACATTATTGCTCTTCGGCGTTTGGACGATGACGCTAGCGGTTTTGAGCGTTTGGAGCGTGAGAAGCTTGAAGATATCCGCAGATCGATTCCGAAAACCGAGCAGCTAGAATTACAGAGCGGCAGTGTTGCGACAGACAATCAGTGGCTTCATGACGAACTTGGGGCTTACCTTGAGGAGACCGATCCAGAACCGAGACAAACTTTACTCTTGAGTATTGAGGAGCGCATTACAGCTATTGGCGAGAAGGTCGGTGAACTGCAAGAAGCAACAACCATAGAAAGAACCAAGGATGAAGACAAGCAAAAACTGGCTGAAATTTTGCGTCGAGAAGAATATCAAAGAGCGGAAGTTAAGGACGAGAGCTTGTTTCAAAAATGGAGTAAGGCGTTTTGGGATTGGATCGCAACATTCTTTCCAAAGCCGTCTATATCGTCGCCGACCGAGCCCGGCTTTGGTTCGCTTAAATTTCTTCTGCAGATACTTATATATGCGGCAGTTATTGGTGCAATAGGGTTTTTGCTATATCGTTTCTGGCCTCTTATGGTCGGCCGTTTTGGCTTCAAAACAAAGGAGAAAAAACACGACCGTGTGATACTTGGCGAACGCATTGGGGAAGACGAGTCAGCAGACGATCTCTTTTCAGAGGCAGAACGACTCGCCCTCGACGGACATCTAAGAGATGCAATTCGCAAGGGTTATATAGCCGTGCTTTGCGAGCTAAGTGACCGCAAGATCATTGGCCTCGCACGGCACAAGACAAACCGAGACTACCTGCGTGACGTCCGAAAGCGGGCCGGACTTTTCGAAAATATGTCGGGCCTAACCGGCACATATGAACGCAATTGGTATGGCCTGCGTCCGTCGGAGAAAGAGGATTGGGAAGATTTTCGCGATAGATATAAGCAGACGATGACTTCTGCAAAGACTTAGTGATATGAAGCAAAAGCTGTTCATTTTTCTTTTTCTAATTCTGATCGTAGTTACGCTGGTCGGGCTGAATGCAGCGTCCTACGTTCAGAAAGAGAAAACACCGGACAGCGAATTATCACCAAATCGTTCGACCTTCAACGTCGGAGCAACGGGAACAAACGCACTTTATTCGTTGCTTTCGGAAACCGGCCGCAAGGTCATTCGATGGCAGGAACCGCCATCTGCTTTGCTGGCCGCAAAGAAAAATGTGCCGTCGGTCTTTGTGGTGATCGGGTCATTGCGGCGCGAATTTGCAGAGGATGAGATAGAACCTCTCTTAAAATGGGTCTCAAACGGCGGAAGGCTTGTCCTGATCGATCGAGAGCCGCCGTCTGAACTCGTCACAACTACGGCAAATTGGCGGATCAAATTTGATAGTGAGAGTCCATTCAAATTTCTGAGCGTCGATCCGTCCGACCAAAATCAGATGACCGCCGATATGCAGGCGATCAAACCGGTTCAGCCAACCACTTTTACAAACAGTATCAATGCGATCCAGCCGTCCCGATTGGCGTCGTCGATTAAGTTTGAGCGGTTTGAAAACGATGAAACCAAGTCAACCGGACAGGGAAGCGGCATTGGAAGCGGAACGATAATGCCTCCGCCACCCCCTAAAAGTATGCAGACCGCAGACGAGTATTATGATGACTCGGAATCTGAATTTTCAGCCGAACCTGAACCGTCGATGGAAAGCAGTTCGAATGATCCGACAACAAAGAAAAACAAACTATACACTGTCCCGTCTCCAACGCCTGTTAAGATCGAACAGTTTGTATTGAATACGGATAACACAAATTCTCCGAGTCAATCAGCGCCTGTCGTCCATTTCGCATCGGAATCGAGAAACTTACTTGTTGAAGTGCCGTTCGGCGAAGGCAAGATCGTTTTTCTTGCAGACCCGTTTATTGTTTCCAATGGTGGTATCGGACTTGTCGATAACGCACAGCTTACGATAAATATTCTGGCCGCGGGTAATTCGCCGATCGCATTTGACGAATATCATCAGGGATACGGAGCTAACAATAATAAATTCCTTGAGTTTTTCGAAGGGACGCCTGTTGTAGCGATATTCTTGCAATGCCTTCTACTCGCCGGTTTCGTTTTCTTCTCACAAAGCCGACGTTTTGCGCGGGCTGTGCCCGAAGTGGAACCCGACCGATTTTCAAAACTGGAATATGTTTCGGCGATGGCCGAGCTGCAGGAACGTACGCACTCTTTTGATCTCGCGATCGAGAATATCTACAAAGAATTTCGGCGCCGGGCCGCAAGGTTGTTGGGAGCGGATAATTACACTGTGAGATATGACGATCTCGCAAAGCTTATAGCTGAGCGAACAGGCCTCGATCCAACGAGCGTTGCCGGTACGCTTTTCAAATCTGAAGAGATCATTCGCGGTGAACCGACGAACAAGCGTGAAGTTTTAGAGTTGTCGGGTGAACTTCGTCATTTGGAAGAGAGACTTGGGTTGACGCGCAATCGTAAAAGCAGAATCTAGGATGACACTTTACGCACTAATAGTTTTGATCGTTGTTTTCTTTTTGACGAGTGTCGTTGGCGTCGTCACAGGTAGTAATTCTTTGATCGCTGTGCCGGTGATGTTCCAGTTCGGTATAGATCCACGCGTTGCTGTTGCGACAAATATGTTCGGCCTTGTTTTTATGTCGATCGGTGGTACGATCCCTTTTCTGCGGCAGGGGAAAATTGAGTTTGGAAGGATCGCTCCGCTTGTTGCTATAACATTACTTGGCTCGGCGTTGGGAGCAGGGATTGTAGGCCTTATCACAGGCGAAGCGATAAAAGTAATCGTCTCGGTTGCGATGATCTCCGTTGTTATTTTCACGCTCGTAAAACGGCGATCAGGAATTGAAAAGGCTAAACCGGTTTCGCGCAGCGCGATGGTTTTGACTTTTGTCCTAACATTTCTTTTGGGTATTTACGGAGGGCTTTACAGCGGAGGTTATGTCACGATCCTGACCGCAACGCTTGTTGCGTTTTTTGGGATGACTTATTCCGAGGCCGTCGCGAATACCAAGTTTATTAATGTCTTTTCGTCAGCCATTGCGACGGTCGTTTTTATGTGGCAAGGTTTAGTGGATTACAAACTCGGTGCGATCCTCGGCGTGACGATGTTTTTGGGCGCTTATGTCGGGGCTCATTACGTCACAAAGTTAAACGACATTTGGATAAGACGGATATTTTTATCGGCAGTATTATTGCTAGCGATTAAAACACTATATGACTTTGTTTAAGAGGCCGAATAATAAATGCTAAATCACACACCTTCTACCGTTGCACATATTTTGAATGAGCTTCGCAAGACCATTGTCGGTCAAGACGAGGTAATTGAGCAGATCCTCGTTGCGATATTGGCCGAAGGCCACGCTTTGATCGAGGGAGTTCCTGGAACGGCTAAAACGCTGACTGTTAAGACACTCGCCAAGATCATCGGAGCCCAATTCTCACGCATCCAATTTACGCCTGACCTGATGCCTTCGGATATTACGGGCACCAACGTTTTTAATATGCAGACGTCGCAGTTCAATATGCGTCACGGGCCGATCTTTACCGACATCTTGCTGGCTGATGAGATCAACCGCACGCCGCCAAAAACGCAGGCCGCTTTGCTCGAAGCGATGGAAGAACGGCAGGCGACAATCGACGGCGAGCGTTATCAGTTATCGCCGCTTTTTACAGTTTTGGCGACTGAGAATCCGATAGAGTACGAGGGAACTTATCCGCTGCCCGAGGCTCAGCTTGATCGTTTTTTGATGAAGATATTGATCGACTATCCGCAAGCTGTAGATGAAGAGGAGATAGTCGCTCGATGGGATGCCGGATTTAACTCGCGGCATCTGGAACAGGTGCATATCGAGCCGCTGCCGGATGCCGCTGCGATACAACATTGCCGCATGGAGGTTCGCGGGATGCGGATGGAACCAGGCGTCCAAAAATATATCGTGGAGATCGTGCGAAAGACGCGAACGCATCCTACAATTCTTTACGGAGCGAGTCCGCGTGCATCCGTCGCTCTGCTTCTTTGTTCAAAAGCCCTTGCCGCGATTCGGGGCCGCGATTTTCCAACGCCGGACGACATTCGCGATGTTGCCACACCGGTTTTACGTCATCGGCTTGCACTTCGAGCCGAGGCGGAACTCGATGGAGCAACTACCGACGCTGTGATCTCGGATATTCTAAAAACTGTTGAAGTTCCTAGATAACAAATTCCTATTTACTGAGTTTTCGGCTTGCTGTTTTTAGCCGGCTTTTCGACAGAGGCACCTTTGTCTTTATTTGGTTGACCGGTCAAGGGCTTGTCTGTTTTGGGCGGCGTTGCCAGCGGTTTTGGTGTCGTGACAGGTGCTGGTGTCGGCTGAACAGTAGTGTTAGCAGTTTGAGTCTTTGGTGTGGGTGAAGGCTTAACGGCTGTGCTTGTATTTGCCGGAACGGGAACAAGTATCACGCCGCCATCTTGTGGCATGAACTGGCTGCCATTTGGGTCGACAGTGTAATACTGGCCGCCGGGCGGAATGTATTGAGCCGGCGGGGCACCGATCGGCGGAGCTCCGCCGTTTGCCCATGCATTATATCCATCGCCGCCCGGAAGCGAATCCATCGGCAAAGCCGAATTGGAACTTTGAACTGCCATTATCTCGGCGTCCGTCATTGCAGGTAACTTCGCAAGACTTTCTTCCTGTGCACCAGTTGCCGGGCCAATGGGCTGAACCGGTAAACTTCCAACATCCGCTTGTAGCTGCACGGTTGGATCGGTCTTTTTGATCGAGGTTGCGTATATCAAAGCGCCAGCGAGAAGCGAGATGCCTATTAAAGCTATGAAGGCTGTTTGCCAGATGTTTCTTGTTGGTGCGGCAGCGGCTTTTTGCGGAACGGAGATGCCGCCGGAAACAAGTTCCAGGTCCTCGGCAAAGGCACGCATTGATTGATAACGTTTTTCAGGATCAATGGCGATCGCACTAAGGATCATCGGTTCGAGGTCGGGCGGCAGATCGCTGCGAAACGACGACAACGGTGCAGGCGGTTCGGAATCGTGTTTGAGTTTTAATTCATTTGTTGTCTTGCCTGCGAATGGAACAACGCCGGCGAGCATTTTGTAAATGATGACACCGAGCGAATAGATATCCGAACGTGCGTCGCCTTTGTTTGTGTCGGCATATTGTTCCGGCGATAGATATTCGATATCTGTGTTGGAATTCCAACCGACGGGTTGTATTCCAAAATCCAACACTTTTACTGATTCGTTCTCACCACTTGTCGCCAAGAATATTTTTTCCGGGGTCAAGGCTCCGTGGCGCAGATTCTTGCTGTGAGCAGATGCAATGCCGGACGCGGCTTGTTTTGCGATGTTCAAGGCTTGGGATATCGACAGTTGATCGTCTCTCTCAACAAGACTAGTTACAGTTTCACCGTCTGCGGCTTCATAAACGGTGTAGCTTACCCCGCGAGTATCTGTGCCAAAATCGGTGACGTTGAGAATGTTTTGATTTGCAGCTTGTGAGAGTGTTTTTGCCTCGGCCAGAAACCGTTCGACAAATCGTTTATCGACGGCAAGTGCGGGCGCGAGTATCTTCACCGTCACGGGCTTGTCCATCATGACATGCCAGCCTCGATAAAGAACGCCGAGATCGCTGTCGCGCAGGATCGATTCGATCCTGTACTTCTCGGCTATAATTTTCCCTTCAAATTCGTCGATCATCTATATTTAGAACGTTTGCAACGCTGTCAGGTTGCAACTAAAAGAATAAGTCTAATCAACCGTTCATTTCAATAACAAATAAAAGCGGACGAGACTTTTTGGAGGTCTCGTCCGCGATATAAATCTGACACTTTTGATTAAAGCTTGACGAAAACGATGAGCAGGGCAAAGAGCACCAGTGACTCGATAAGTGCGAGTGCGATGATCATAAGCGTCTGAACCGTTCCTGCTGCTCCGGGATTGCGTGCAGCACCTTCAGCAGCACGCGAACCAACGAGGCCCTGGCCGATACCTGCCAAACCGGCTGCGAGGCCGAAACCGATGCCGCCGCCGATTGCTTTTGCAGCAAGTACCGACGATTCGTTATCAGCGGCTCCGCCAGCCTGAGCAAATGTTGAAATTGCTAACAAGGCAATTGCCATGGTCGCAAAAAATACAAATTTTAAGTTTTTCATTTTTATCTCCTTTTTTGTTAAATAGGAAGACTTGTTTTCTCTCGCTCTGTTGACTTGCTGGCAATTTTTGCCGGGTATTATTTCGCCTCACTTCCGGTATGCCGCGGATTTTATACTCCCAAAGAGTCCGCGTCTCCTGCGTGCGGGCATAGTTGCTATATCGCAAGTTTTCAAATCGACGTGAATGTCAGTCTTCATCCAAAGAGAGCCGCTAAGGCGGACACTCTAAACTTTTTATGCGTGAGCCACAGCCGCTTCGCCGTGATGCTCATCGCCGTGATCATCATGCGGTGCGTGTGAGACTTCGCCGATATAGATCATCGAAAGAAGTGTGAACACGAACGCCTGAACAAATGCCACAAATACGCCTAACAACGTCAGAATGAGCGGCACTATGAAATGTGTGAACGGCGGTGCCAGATTTGTGATCTGTAAAAACACCTGCTCGTCCGAGAACATATTTGCAAACAGACGAACACCGAGCGTGAACGGCCTGATCGAATTACTGATGATCTCGATAAAGAAGATCAGCATCGTGATAGGTATCATCAGGAGCGGAAGTTTTGGCCCGGCAAAATGCTTGATGTGGCCAAAAAGCCCGTTCTCGGAAATGCCGATATAGTTGTAATAAACAAAGGACGAAACACCGAGGGCGTAAGTCACGTTTACCGAAGCGGTCGGCGACATAAAGAGCGGAAACTGGCCCATCAGATTGGATACAAGTATTAATGTTCCAAATGTCGCTACGACCGGAAAATGCCGCGCACCATGATGGCCTATGATGCTGCCGATCATGTCTTTGATAGCGAGATAACCGGCCTCAAGCGTTAGCTGTCCGGGCTTCGGGTCGTCCTCGGAAAGTTTGCCCTTGAGCAGTTTGACGACGATGACCGTGATGATACATGCAATGACAAACATTATCGTGTACCACGGGATCGCATTTTCAACAGTGTATTCAGCCCCGAAAACCTTCTCCGGTGTTGTGCCGAAATTGGCAAAAAACTTCGTCCAAAGCGGCTTTGTGTATGCCACTTGAAAACGATGTACCGGTTCACCAAGGTAGTGGTTTACAAACTCTACAATGAGCGGCATATGATGTCCGCCGCCTTCTGAAAATAAGAACATGTCTTAAGATCCTTCTTAAAAAGTACTCGAAATAATATTTTTCAATCCCTGTATAACAACCGCTAAAGCAAATGCCGAAAGTCCCAATATGACCGCCGCGACCGGAATGATGCCGGTCATATAGATCAGCAGCAGAACCGCTCCTAATGCGACGTAACGCAAGATGTACTTTGCGGCGAGCAGGCCGGTCGATGCCATTTCCGCATTCACGAACATCGCCCGAGTCGAGCTCTCAAGCCAGAAATAATTGACAAATGAAAGTATTCCGCCAAAAACAACACCTGAGCC is a window of Chloracidobacterium sp. DNA encoding:
- a CDS encoding MoxR family ATPase — protein: MLNHTPSTVAHILNELRKTIVGQDEVIEQILVAILAEGHALIEGVPGTAKTLTVKTLAKIIGAQFSRIQFTPDLMPSDITGTNVFNMQTSQFNMRHGPIFTDILLADEINRTPPKTQAALLEAMEERQATIDGERYQLSPLFTVLATENPIEYEGTYPLPEAQLDRFLMKILIDYPQAVDEEEIVARWDAGFNSRHLEQVHIEPLPDAAAIQHCRMEVRGMRMEPGVQKYIVEIVRKTRTHPTILYGASPRASVALLLCSKALAAIRGRDFPTPDDIRDVATPVLRHRLALRAEAELDGATTDAVISDILKTVEVPR
- a CDS encoding DUF4350 domain-containing protein; protein product: MKQKLFIFLFLILIVVTLVGLNAASYVQKEKTPDSELSPNRSTFNVGATGTNALYSLLSETGRKVIRWQEPPSALLAAKKNVPSVFVVIGSLRREFAEDEIEPLLKWVSNGGRLVLIDREPPSELVTTTANWRIKFDSESPFKFLSVDPSDQNQMTADMQAIKPVQPTTFTNSINAIQPSRLASSIKFERFENDETKSTGQGSGIGSGTIMPPPPPKSMQTADEYYDDSESEFSAEPEPSMESSSNDPTTKKNKLYTVPSPTPVKIEQFVLNTDNTNSPSQSAPVVHFASESRNLLVEVPFGEGKIVFLADPFIVSNGGIGLVDNAQLTINILAAGNSPIAFDEYHQGYGANNNKFLEFFEGTPVVAIFLQCLLLAGFVFFSQSRRFARAVPEVEPDRFSKLEYVSAMAELQERTHSFDLAIENIYKEFRRRAARLLGADNYTVRYDDLAKLIAERTGLDPTSVAGTLFKSEEIIRGEPTNKREVLELSGELRHLEERLGLTRNRKSRI
- a CDS encoding ATP synthase subunit I, whose protein sequence is MSEDIHPLTTDKSTQTISHRGILIVMGVVVLASTIAGFIFGGKAFGSGVVFGGILSFVNYFWLESSTRAMFVNAEMASTGLLAAKYILRYVALGAVLLLIYMTGIIPVAAVILGLSAFALAVVIQGLKNIISSTF
- the atpB gene encoding F0F1 ATP synthase subunit A; its protein translation is MFLFSEGGGHHMPLIVEFVNHYLGEPVHRFQVAYTKPLWTKFFANFGTTPEKVFGAEYTVENAIPWYTIMFVIACIITVIVVKLLKGKLSEDDPKPGQLTLEAGYLAIKDMIGSIIGHHGARHFPVVATFGTLILVSNLMGQFPLFMSPTASVNVTYALGVSSFVYYNYIGISENGLFGHIKHFAGPKLPLLMIPITMLIFFIEIISNSIRPFTLGVRLFANMFSDEQVFLQITNLAPPFTHFIVPLILTLLGVFVAFVQAFVFTLLSMIYIGEVSHAPHDDHGDEHHGEAAVAHA
- a CDS encoding protein kinase, with translation MIDEFEGKIIAEKYRIESILRDSDLGVLYRGWHVMMDKPVTVKILAPALAVDKRFVERFLAEAKTLSQAANQNILNVTDFGTDTRGVSYTVYEAADGETVTSLVERDDQLSISQALNIAKQAASGIASAHSKNLRHGALTPEKIFLATSGENESVKVLDFGIQPVGWNSNTDIEYLSPEQYADTNKGDARSDIYSLGVIIYKMLAGVVPFAGKTTNELKLKHDSEPPAPLSSFRSDLPPDLEPMILSAIAIDPEKRYQSMRAFAEDLELVSGGISVPQKAAAAPTRNIWQTAFIALIGISLLAGALIYATSIKKTDPTVQLQADVGSLPVQPIGPATGAQEESLAKLPAMTDAEIMAVQSSNSALPMDSLPGGDGYNAWANGGAPPIGAPPAQYIPPGGQYYTVDPNGSQFMPQDGGVILVPVPANTSTAVKPSPTPKTQTANTTVQPTPAPVTTPKPLATPPKTDKPLTGQPNKDKGASVEKPAKNSKPKTQ
- a CDS encoding DUF4129 domain-containing protein; this encodes MALMHNSNKVINAAILFGVLLVALCPVFAATLDDYQKRLEAARMDIIALRRLDDDASGFERLEREKLEDIRRSIPKTEQLELQSGSVATDNQWLHDELGAYLEETDPEPRQTLLLSIEERITAIGEKVGELQEATTIERTKDEDKQKLAEILRREEYQRAEVKDESLFQKWSKAFWDWIATFFPKPSISSPTEPGFGSLKFLLQILIYAAVIGAIGFLLYRFWPLMVGRFGFKTKEKKHDRVILGERIGEDESADDLFSEAERLALDGHLRDAIRKGYIAVLCELSDRKIIGLARHKTNRDYLRDVRKRAGLFENMSGLTGTYERNWYGLRPSEKEDWEDFRDRYKQTMTSAKT
- a CDS encoding sulfite exporter TauE/SafE family protein encodes the protein MTLYALIVLIVVFFLTSVVGVVTGSNSLIAVPVMFQFGIDPRVAVATNMFGLVFMSIGGTIPFLRQGKIEFGRIAPLVAITLLGSALGAGIVGLITGEAIKVIVSVAMISVVIFTLVKRRSGIEKAKPVSRSAMVLTFVLTFLLGIYGGLYSGGYVTILTATLVAFFGMTYSEAVANTKFINVFSSAIATVVFMWQGLVDYKLGAILGVTMFLGAYVGAHYVTKLNDIWIRRIFLSAVLLLAIKTLYDFV
- a CDS encoding ATP synthase F0 subunit C — translated: MKNLKFVFFATMAIALLAISTFAQAGGAADNESSVLAAKAIGGGIGFGLAAGLAGIGQGLVGSRAAEGAARNPGAAGTVQTLMIIALALIESLVLFALLIVFVKL